A window of Macrotis lagotis isolate mMagLag1 chromosome X, bilby.v1.9.chrom.fasta, whole genome shotgun sequence contains these coding sequences:
- the LYSMD3 gene encoding lysM and putative peptidoglycan-binding domain-containing protein 3 isoform X1, translated as MLLYRSYIHTIHNKNIFNCFENKLQVEKLFVLSFVTNQFFTSFLFSSIEFEVMAGRNQTRNFQFPISQSVVSNQIYSFGNNTDTDIFEEDAELYELRPRGREKVRRSTSRDRLDDIVLLTKDIQEGDTLNAIALQYCCSVADIKRVNNLISDQDFFALRSVKIPVKKFSVLTETHYSPKGRQTSRPSAAQGTPELQELFPNSDLLVSNETAGNFLKEVDKDIEQIVKCTDTKRENLNEVVSALAKQELSFEPDSKSIRRKDPYYGADWGIGWWTAVVIMLIVGIITPVFYLLYYEVLVKVDVSHHSTVDSSHLHSGVTAPSQQREIQNGIIPTKGTIVGQQDDYKFHKQNSQSPSTRHIT; from the exons ATGTTGCTTTACagatcatatatacatacaatacataataaaaatatttttaactgctTTGAAAATAAGCTTCAAGTAGAAAAGCTGTTTGTTTTGAGTTTTGTAACAAACCAATTTTTCacaagttttctcttttcttctatagAATTTGAGGTTATGGCAGGGAGGAATCAGACTCGCAATTTTCAGTTTCCAATATCTCAGTCTGTGGTGAGCAACCAAATATATTCGTTTGGAAATAATACAGACACTGATATCTTTGAAGAGGATGCTGAATTGTATGAACTTCGaccaagaggaagagagaaagtcaGAAGAAGTACATCAAGAGATAGACTGGATGATATCGTATTACTTACAAAAGATATACAGGAAGGTGATACTTTAAATGCGATAGCCCTTCAGTATTGTTGTTCA GTAGCTGATATCAAGAGGGTTAATAATCTCATCAGCGATCAAGACTTTTTTGCCCTTAGGTCTGTTAAAATTCCAGTAAAAAAGTTTAGTGTATTGACTGAAACACATTACTCTCCCAAAGGACGACAGACTTCACGTCCTTCAGCTGCCCAGGGTACTCCAGAACTGCAAGAGCTCTTCCCTAACTCTGATCTTTTGGTTTCGAATGAAACTGCTGGGAATTTCTTAAAAGAAGTGGACAAAGACATAGAACAAATAGTAAAGTGTACAGACACAAAAAGAGAAAACCTCAATGAAGTGGTTTCTGCCTTAGCGAAACAAGAGCTGTCTTTTGAACCTGACAGCAAAAGCATTAGACGTAAGGATCCCTATTACGGAGCAGACTGGGGAATAGGCTGGTGGACAGCTGTGGTGATAATGTTGATAGTAGGCATTATTACGCCAGTATTTTACTTACTGTATTATGAAGTTTTAGTTAAAGTAGATGTTAGTCATCATTCCACAGTGGACTCCTCCCATCTACATTCAGGAGTCACAGCTCCCTCACaacagagagaaatacagaatggAATAATTCCAACAAAAGGAACAATTGTGGGACAACAAGATGATTATAAATTTCATAAACAGAATTCTCAATCACCTTCTACACGGCATATAACATAA
- the LYSMD3 gene encoding lysM and putative peptidoglycan-binding domain-containing protein 3 isoform X2: MAGRNQTRNFQFPISQSVVSNQIYSFGNNTDTDIFEEDAELYELRPRGREKVRRSTSRDRLDDIVLLTKDIQEGDTLNAIALQYCCSVADIKRVNNLISDQDFFALRSVKIPVKKFSVLTETHYSPKGRQTSRPSAAQGTPELQELFPNSDLLVSNETAGNFLKEVDKDIEQIVKCTDTKRENLNEVVSALAKQELSFEPDSKSIRRKDPYYGADWGIGWWTAVVIMLIVGIITPVFYLLYYEVLVKVDVSHHSTVDSSHLHSGVTAPSQQREIQNGIIPTKGTIVGQQDDYKFHKQNSQSPSTRHIT; the protein is encoded by the exons ATGGCAGGGAGGAATCAGACTCGCAATTTTCAGTTTCCAATATCTCAGTCTGTGGTGAGCAACCAAATATATTCGTTTGGAAATAATACAGACACTGATATCTTTGAAGAGGATGCTGAATTGTATGAACTTCGaccaagaggaagagagaaagtcaGAAGAAGTACATCAAGAGATAGACTGGATGATATCGTATTACTTACAAAAGATATACAGGAAGGTGATACTTTAAATGCGATAGCCCTTCAGTATTGTTGTTCA GTAGCTGATATCAAGAGGGTTAATAATCTCATCAGCGATCAAGACTTTTTTGCCCTTAGGTCTGTTAAAATTCCAGTAAAAAAGTTTAGTGTATTGACTGAAACACATTACTCTCCCAAAGGACGACAGACTTCACGTCCTTCAGCTGCCCAGGGTACTCCAGAACTGCAAGAGCTCTTCCCTAACTCTGATCTTTTGGTTTCGAATGAAACTGCTGGGAATTTCTTAAAAGAAGTGGACAAAGACATAGAACAAATAGTAAAGTGTACAGACACAAAAAGAGAAAACCTCAATGAAGTGGTTTCTGCCTTAGCGAAACAAGAGCTGTCTTTTGAACCTGACAGCAAAAGCATTAGACGTAAGGATCCCTATTACGGAGCAGACTGGGGAATAGGCTGGTGGACAGCTGTGGTGATAATGTTGATAGTAGGCATTATTACGCCAGTATTTTACTTACTGTATTATGAAGTTTTAGTTAAAGTAGATGTTAGTCATCATTCCACAGTGGACTCCTCCCATCTACATTCAGGAGTCACAGCTCCCTCACaacagagagaaatacagaatggAATAATTCCAACAAAAGGAACAATTGTGGGACAACAAGATGATTATAAATTTCATAAACAGAATTCTCAATCACCTTCTACACGGCATATAACATAA